AAGCCGACGAGCTTAAAGTGGACGCTCTTTAGCGCACTGTCTCACAATTTACCAAAACTCAGCATCCCAAAAAGGTTTGTTAGTTTCTTCATGGAAAGCCTTGAGAACATTCACAAACAAAGTATTTTCATTTCCACCCTGTTCGGCTTCATTCATCACCTTATGAAACACATTGTTAACCTGAATTTAGACCGTGCTTATATATCTCCATTTGCAGAAGACTTGATCTTTACTTTGAGGTAGAGTGGCTTTGTGGTTGAAACTATCGACGACCCTATTCCAGAAAGCAATCGTAGTAACGTTAATGTTGATTGAGTCTTCAGTTACATCAACCCATGAATGGGTCAGTATCATGTTTTGATCAGTTGCCCAAACACGAGCCATTTTTTAGCAAtgaggttttgaagaagatggaatATAAGAAAGTTATCAGAATTGAATTAAGAAGATTTGAATGTAATGAAGAATGAAGAATGATGTTGTATTTGTAGTAGAGTAGTGacgatttaaaatttgaaaatttgaaaaaaaaaacatcggCTATATTTTGAAAAGAAtgcatttttttaaagaaaaatggcTTAAATGGTTAAACAAATTGAACTAACTCAGCAATAATTGTGTTAATCTTTTCACTTTCATCAGTAAGCGATTGCCGGATTCCCTCGTCAAGTTGCCGTCGACGAGGTCGTGACGCGGTGTGCATCGTTGCCATCTTGGATTCGCCGAGCTCCTTACCGAGCCACTCCGCTAGGCCTTAAGAAATAAGGAACCCGTGTAAGCATGAGTTGATCTAATAATCAATGATATGAAGCATTATTTCCCTATATTTTCTTGGGATGTGGGGACCCAAAAAAGTGGATACTAATACCATTGGATAACATACATTATGAAATTAGTGATTGTTTAATTCTTCACCATTGTCACATTTTAGAGTGTGAATTTCATGATGAAAATAGTTTTAACATAAGAACGAAAGTGAGGTAATTCGGAAAAAAAAATCAGTTTTATTGTGTAATGAATATACTTTAGATTTAGCAAAGCTAGTCTTCTTAACATGTTTATCGAGTATGATGAGCCCAAGCCCAATAAGGCTTTCATTACAAGAATCTCCTATTCGGGTAGATTATGGAATACTAAATATTTGTTTAAAATTAGGGCATTCTTGCATATTCAAATAACGGAATTgtatatctttatttattagaagAAGATAACGACATATTTGTACTTGTACTAGAGGCCTCTACTTTTGCAGTGATAGGACTACATTACACCATATGACTCTACATGGGATATGCGATATCAGCCACTAGTATTGATTCATGCTTGACAAGATCTAAGAGTTTTCATGGTTTAAGTAGATGTCGGTAGAAAATATCTACTAATacttaaatagaaaaaaaaaatcacaaatgtTATGGGAAAACCAGTAATCATAAATAACATGAATCATGCTAAattgataaaagaaaaaaagggcgTGTTAAAGGAATTTCGTACATAGTTTACTTGTATATGCAAAATTTCTTCAATGAAAATAACACAAATTCTAGACATTTTGCATGTAATATCTCATATTCGGATTAGGTAAACAAACAACTGAACAAGCAAACATGCTTTTGATAATTTTTCAttagataaaaacataaaaataaccgCTTTGCCTTTAGCATAAAACAAAAAGACCAACCCTCATCTTTTAATCAAAATGAACTCTAAATTTTGCTATTGTGAAACATGATCACATTGCAAAATGAGCctctttaaataattttttttacttttataaaaaaaattcaaaatctgTCACTACTAGGTTTTTTTATAGGGAATGTTTTTTAAAGATACCTgtaacaaaaaaattataaattccgCATTAACTGGAACAGTTTTTTGTAAACGAAAAAATAAATTcatgaaaactaaaatgttatatatatttttattaatttagacTTTTATAAGGACCATAAAAAGAAATTCTcgtagccaaaaaaaaaaaaaagtagtatTCCGTCTAGAAGATATATAACCATTAATACAAAAAAGGAAATTATAAAATTTTACCCTAATTTACAATACAGTCTCAAATTaaaatttgtttacgaaaaaTCATGAATTATTGATAAAAATGACGACTTGACCATTTTTTCCCGATTTCATCACTTACCTGtttcattaaagtctcattattttacctTAATTTACGAATAAGTTTCAAACTAAAATTTAGTGATGATTTGGTCATTTTCTCCACATAACATACATTTTATCGGTTATATTGCTGACTTGGACACATAGTCATTAAATTAGCTGATAAGATGGATATGATGGATTACATAATACTATAGTTACTATAAAATTTAACATCCATCTCATTGACTCATTTATGACTATACATCTAGGTcaataataaaacaaataaaatgtgttttcagGAAAATAATAACAGTAAATGAGTTGATGTCTGATGAGATGAATATATTGGATTACATAAGTttagataaacaatttgaaatttCTTATAAACGTAAAAATGACGAAGTTGCTGTTAATTTATGTAATTATTGCAGTCTTCGTTGAATTCATTTTATATTCCAAAAAATATACAATGCATCAGGATATCAAGTTTTATGGTAAACATAGCATTATATAACCCAACATATCCATCTTATTAGCTCATTTAATAACTAAACATTTTCAAGACAACAATGAAACCGGTAAAATATATGTTACATGTAGAAAATGGCCAAATAATTACTAAATTTTAATTTGAGACTTATTtctaaattatggtaaaataacgggacattaattaaactagatAAGTAATGAAACTGGTAAACCTAGAAAATGGGACAAATAGTCATTTTCATCGGTAATTCATactttttcataaacaaattttgttttgagactttttcgtaaattagggtaaaattTTAAGACTTTTTCGAAAATTTCTctatataaaaacatcaaaagtATAATATTTTAACCATTAAAAATAGcttcatattttaattatttttataattattacattttatcatcaatataaataaactaattaGTTTTTATTATCACTATAAGGTTAATATTACTTTTAAGTTTTGGCTACATTTTATTTGTCAAATACATTTGAAATTTCATGCCAAAATCATGCGATTAAAAGATGGCaaataaaatagaaatatgtAAACTTGAAGGGcctaaaaggtaaattaagggacGGATTAATGTAATCTACTACTCGTCCATTCAGGAGCCGGCCATTCTCCTCCTTAATCCCCGCAGAAATATTCTCTTGTAAGattatgttcttcatgttcttgtttttgtaatttttgttcttttttttttttttttttttgaaaatttagttAACCATGTTTGTTAGTTATTTGATTGCTTATTCAACTGTTTGTGGTGTTTATAACTGTTGTGTGTAATTGATTATCCAAAATCCTTCTTTCTAGGAAGAGTATATCTGTGGTTAGTTATTGAGACATGTATTTGAAATTTCTAAATCGATGTGTTCATAAAAATACTTCCTCAATTTGGTGTTTAATTTTgcattctttttatgtttttgttatTCAGGAATTATTGTAAACACGATAAGGGAACACAAACGAAATCAGGATGGGAGCAAAGAAATTGTCACCTAGGTCGATGGTTTTTACATCTTATTGTAATTTCACGAGCAGCttacattaaaaaaaaatgacaatatacacaaacaaaaaaaaacatcatattttggttttttttttttgaagtttaaccattatattttattttgatccttaaaaatgcatttttttttcaAGATATGTCTACTACTATGACCCTCTATTTTGGGTTTGTCTAATGTTAATACCGACATGGATTCTAATTTGTTTATATtgatcatatgtattttatagaaTAATAGCTTACTTCATGAAATGACTTTTCATATATAAATGAAAAGTTATTTCAAAAAGTTAGATGTCATtttaggaaataaataaatataatgtgATATAGATAAATACGAATTAATGTTAGCTATAACATCTACTAAACCGTAAATAAAGGGCCATGATGGTCACAATGAAAATTGTTTTTAGAAAATGGTTTtcattaatcaaaataaaattaaTGATTAAACCATAAGATGACCAAAATATGTCGCCTTGATCATGTATATTATTACCCTTAAAGTAATTAGTATTATCTTGAAATATTACATGTATGTTGTGTATGACACTCATCATCATAAAATCCGAAAATTTTATAACCAAATGCATTAAAAAAAAGACTAATAGTAGATGATGTTTATGCAGCTTGCTCCCTTGCAAGAAGATTACTAATCCGAATAAAGTTCCCAATATAACTATTAGCAGAGCTAAAAGGGAGAAAATGAAGCGTGAGCATTTGAATGAGCTTTTTCTCGGTTTATCTAATGCACTTGGTAATCAATTTTTTACTCATTTtttgtttcatgttttttttttttttttattttatttttattttttttggccCTAACAGTTGAATTTGAATATTCTTGTAGAAATTAGAGAGGAAAACAATGGGAAGGCCTTTATCCTGGATGAAACCAACCGGATTTTCAAGTGCATGATTGATCAAATTACCCGCCTCAAAGAAGAGAATGCAACTTTATTATCCGAATCACAATATGTAAGACTTTTAAATAGGGTTATTTCGataaaaaaaatcctatattttaattttcttttttccttttaaatcaaaaactttttattttccCAAAAATGGCTTACTTTGTTTTTGTTGAAAAAATAAAATCGGTTTAACAATTAACCACGGGATATATATTTTACCGGATCAGAATAAAAACCACTACATAAAACATAAACTAAGTTTCTTTTtaaagtaaattacaaaaatagtgcTTATGGTTTGGAGTAGtttgcacgtttggtctctaAACTATGTTTTTGTTGCGTCTTTTGTCATTGACAGACGTAAAAAATGTCTATCTTAtcctttctaatttttgtttttaaaaacttttttactatttattttaaatttctaATAATATTAAACGGAGCGGTCCCAACCCAATATCATATATCACCCTTTTAACGTCTCCTACAACAAAAAACCAATCCGCTACTAACATCTTCTTCACCAAGAGTCGTCTCACTCCACACCTACAACCTCCCTAACATGTTTGATTATACTTATTTACCGGACCAAAAGATGCAATATGAAATAGTTAGAACTTAGTACCCTAAAACTGTTACTCGAATATTGAATTATACCCTAAACTCTAAAATGGTTAGAAGTTAGATCTTGCAAATCCTTTATTTATGTTCTTTTTGAAGATGGGTTGTTTAGATATACAATGGATTTGAAGTTTCATGTTTAAATACGAACAAGCGTTTTCCTCATTGTTGAATTTGGGTGAAAAAACCTTAAAGAACATGGATGGTGAACAGGGGTCAACAAAAAAGATTATCAAGAACTTAGCACCCTACAACTGTTATTCGAATATGGAATTAGAAGTTAGATCCTGGAAATcacttatttttgttctttttgaaGATGGTCTATTTAGATGTACAATGGATTTGAAGTTTCATGTTTAAATACGAACAAGGGTTTTCCCCATTGTTGAATTTGTGTGAAAAAACCTCCAAGAACATAGATGGTGAAACAGGGGTCAACAAAAAAGATTACCAAGACCGCACACAAACACACAAAGAACAAATATGATGAACAAGGATCAACAAAAATATTTTATGGCTATTGTCGAGAAGGATAGTTTGGAGACACTGAGTTCGAGTTTGCCATTGGAAGTGACCCTCAAATATTCAAAGGGGATAATTAGCCAAGTTACGGTCATAACTCATAAAAATGAATTGTGATGGTGGCTATGGAGATGAATGCGATGGGGATGAGGAGGAGGAACACCAAAATCCATTGATTGAAGATATGAATGGAAATGCTCAAACTTGTGATAGTAATATTTGTGATTAATCTTTTCTTTGGTAATTGAAGTTGTTGTTCTTAATTGATATGGAAAGAGATAAATGGGAAAAAGGGGGTGTATCTGGCTCGGTTTGTCTTTTTTGCATTTCaatggtggaatgttgggcttttatAAATATCACTGTGAGGAAGAAGTCAATGAAGATGTGGGGGTGATAGTCACATGTAGAAGAATGAGATGGGGAGAGAATGTAAGAGAGGGAAGGAGAGATAGGGAGAATGAAAGGTGATGTAGGTGGGTCTAAGCATTATTCTtatcataaaatcaaaaataatgataaaaagtaaaataataaaaatataaataataaataaattaaaaataaataaaaaatggtaATATAGTCTTTTTATATATGTCAAGCACCAAAGATGCAACTAAAATGTAATTTAAGAATTATCAAAGTTAAAAGAGAGATTTACGAACCAAGTACACTAAGTACCTCAAACCATAGAAGACCATCATGTaatatgcttttttttttttttttttttaagaaccATCGTATTAGAAAATAAACTTAGTATCCTCAAGAATTCTTTTTTTATGATTAAACCTTTATAGGGTATGTGTGGCTACATGTTTTGAGAGTTTTTAGTTCTTTACAAAAACTTAAATTAAGAAATAGCTATATTGGAAGTTCatgtttaaaatttttattttaaacaaaaaactttatAATCTAAAAGCTATTTCAATTACATTTAAGAGATTTTAGAAGCTTTTAgtatttaaatcttttaaaagacTTCGACTACTTTTGCGCAACACTTCTACAAAAATGAGTGTTCGAACTTTTAGCTTCTAGATTTCACTATGAACTACCAACTTGCATATTTTATACCAATAGAcagtaattatttaaaataatccaacaaaaaaaaatattctcCCAATAGTACTTTGCAATTAATTaccaagaaaaacaaaaaataataaattctcAGTGGTTAAACTAAAAAAAGATCTTCaggttttttaaaaaatataacggTTTTATAGAATTTTTAGCATAGATGTTTTTTGTGTATGCATTCTTGATTGAAAAAACTATGTTCCACATCATTCTATTCCCACCTTGTTTCTAGTTTTTCTACGTTTATAAACTTTGTAACATTTGTCGATTGACATCAGTGCAGTCTCAATAAACATGATTAATGTTTTAATCCCACATGACACACATAATACGACGTATTTTATTATGCCATATCTTGATTTACAATACCTTGTAATTCTTTGTTGTACAGATGACAACCGAGAAAAATGAGCTTGAATATGAGACTCGTGCTCTAGATATCCAGATTGGTGAATTAAAGAGTGTGGTACAAAAGATGCCGGACCTTAATGAATCCCCTATAGAATCCCAAGAACTAGATTTGTAACCATTATAAATCCTGTTTTTGTGATTCCTGTTTGTAGCTTGTTGGAGTAATAACACGTCAAATGTGAACAAACCAATATTGTATGTGAACGTTTAAGAGAGGGCCCCACTCTGAAATCTTCTAAATGCTCTTTTGCTAATTACATTTTCTactttataaaatgatataagcTTTAGGAAAATCGTGTTTAATAATGTTTATCTCACCTCttcatagaaaaaaaaaagtcatttatATTTTTCTAAGTCTATAAAGATCAATTTTGATTCCCaaataattaaaaaacataaatgatagcatatctttttatttttttaacaataaTATCTATTCTACTTTTAATTACTCGTAATTCCATATATGTTGCAATGTGGCTTAAccttaaatttcaatttcaattaaataataataataacattgtaACAACATATACAGTTGAACTAGAACcctatctttttaatgagtttaGATTTCTTcaataaatacatatatttttttcGCGATTTCCGTGGTAAAAGTAATAAAAATACATCGATAATGGTCGACATTCTAAAGATTATTTAGTTGTACAGTACAAGTCACCAATGCATGGTACCTACCATTAGCCTTTTCTTCTTTTGTTGCTTTTTCTAGCTGCTTCAACAACACttgtctttctctctctctctctctctctctctctctctgacaaCTGAACTCTACAAACCCCAATCTTCGCATTCTATCTCTTTTCGGATTTCATTAAAGAAATTGATTGGCGGTTTTGATCGAAGATGGGATCTGGAGCTGGCAATTTACTCAAGCTCATCGCTCAAAACTTTGACATTCTTGCagggtttctctctctctctctctctctctctctctctcgattcTTCAAACATAGAAATGGAGA
The genomic region above belongs to Lactuca sativa cultivar Salinas chromosome 4, Lsat_Salinas_v11, whole genome shotgun sequence and contains:
- the LOC111919324 gene encoding transcription factor bHLH47-like; the protein is MGAKKLSPSLLPCKKITNPNKVPNITISRAKREKMKREHLNELFLGLSNALEIREENNGKAFILDETNRIFKCMIDQITRLKEENATLLSESQYMTTEKNELEYETRALDIQIGELKSVVQKMPDLNESPIESQELDL